One Ammoniphilus sp. CFH 90114 genomic window carries:
- the bshA gene encoding N-acetyl-alpha-D-glucosaminyl L-malate synthase BshA — MKIGITCYPTVGGSGVIATELGKLLAERGHIVHFITSDMPFRLGKFYPNIYYHEVEVNRYNVFRYPPYDLSLASKMAEVAQTEKLDLLHVHYAVPHAISAYLAKQMVGDHLKIVTTLHGTDITVLGYDRSLSDMIRFGIDKSDSVTAVSQDLIDQTKQLLGVQKNIEKVYNFVDKREYYPRDMKDVKQQIAPNGEKIIIHVSNFRPVKRTQDVVKVFERVRASMPAKLLLIGEGPDTQMVRQLAQDMGLIEDIRFMGKQDNLACVYSLADLLLLTSEKESFGLVALEAMACGKPVIATKTGGVPEVVEEGETGYLLSIGDIEGMAEKVKLLLNSEELYARFSKQSLHRAYHMFCQEKIARQYEEIYERLVYGEVQPCSL, encoded by the coding sequence ATGAAAATTGGGATTACTTGTTATCCGACGGTTGGAGGTTCAGGAGTTATCGCAACTGAGCTGGGAAAACTCTTAGCAGAAAGAGGACATATCGTTCATTTTATTACGTCGGATATGCCTTTTCGGTTAGGAAAATTTTATCCAAATATTTATTATCATGAGGTTGAGGTGAATCGCTACAATGTGTTCCGATATCCGCCTTACGATCTAAGCCTTGCGAGCAAAATGGCGGAGGTGGCTCAGACAGAGAAGCTAGATCTGCTGCATGTTCACTATGCTGTCCCTCATGCTATTAGCGCTTACCTAGCAAAACAGATGGTGGGAGATCACTTGAAGATCGTAACAACCCTCCATGGGACGGATATTACGGTGTTAGGATATGACCGTTCCCTTAGCGATATGATTCGTTTTGGTATTGATAAGAGCGATAGCGTGACCGCGGTATCCCAGGATCTTATTGATCAGACGAAGCAGTTGCTGGGTGTCCAAAAAAACATCGAGAAAGTATATAATTTCGTGGACAAGAGAGAGTATTACCCGCGAGATATGAAAGACGTAAAGCAACAAATAGCCCCAAATGGGGAGAAGATAATCATTCATGTATCAAACTTTCGTCCCGTAAAGCGAACACAAGATGTAGTGAAAGTATTTGAGAGAGTCCGTGCGTCCATGCCAGCTAAGCTTCTGCTTATTGGTGAAGGGCCTGACACGCAAATGGTACGACAGTTAGCTCAAGATATGGGTTTGATCGAAGATATACGTTTCATGGGAAAACAGGATAACCTGGCTTGTGTTTATTCTCTGGCGGATTTGTTATTACTTACCTCCGAGAAGGAAAGCTTCGGCTTAGTTGCACTTGAGGCGATGGCCTGTGGAAAACCCGTCATTGCAACGAAAACAGGGGGAGTGCCAGAGGTTGTTGAGGAAGGGGAGACAGGTTATCTTCTTTCGATAGGCGACATTGAAGGGATGGCAGAGAAGGTCAAGCTGCTTTTGAATTCAGAAGAGCTCTATGCCCGGTTCTCTAAGCAATCTCTTCATCGTGCCTACCATATGTTTTGCCAGGAGAAAATTGCAAGACAATATGAAGAGATCTATGAGAGATTAGTCTATGGCGAAGTCCAGCCATGTTCCCTTTAG
- a CDS encoding CCA tRNA nucleotidyltransferase produces the protein MEEAANELLSILETNGFAAYKVGGYVRDKLLGLPINDIDVATSATPDQVMSVFPKVIPTGIKHGTVTVVWREQHLEVTTFRRELNYVNHRHPGEVEFVQDISMDLGRRDYTINAMAMDKRGRLIDPYEGQKDLSQGILRAVGNPLERFEEDALRILRGLRFSVRFGLHIEKTTWAAMMECSHLLTWISRERIRDEIVKMIEGTHPASAIDLLATKGLLPFKDWSTRLDSLTSHDGGVWLEECTNPTLRWAALCYHDPVDEVQQFFSHWRFPNKQYQAVATYLRIAHTPLAGEREAKKLLLLYGMEKVREGRMLSYVFSPSMESVPFEHLEKWNEQLNLRHIKQLAVTGEELVLVFQKRPGPWIKESLQYLFERVAIDGIPNDREYLLQEIRKVKDQR, from the coding sequence ATGGAAGAAGCTGCAAATGAACTGCTATCCATCCTCGAGACTAACGGATTTGCGGCCTACAAGGTAGGAGGATATGTTCGGGACAAGCTGCTCGGACTTCCTATTAACGATATAGATGTGGCAACCTCTGCTACACCTGACCAGGTTATGAGTGTTTTTCCTAAGGTCATTCCCACAGGAATAAAGCATGGTACGGTTACAGTGGTGTGGCGTGAACAGCACCTAGAAGTTACGACCTTTCGAAGAGAGTTAAACTACGTGAACCACAGACACCCCGGTGAAGTGGAATTCGTACAAGATATTTCAATGGACTTAGGACGGCGCGACTATACCATCAATGCCATGGCCATGGACAAACGGGGAAGGTTAATAGATCCTTATGAGGGGCAAAAAGACCTGTCCCAAGGAATCCTTCGAGCAGTGGGAAATCCTTTGGAGCGATTTGAAGAAGATGCTTTACGAATCCTCCGAGGACTAAGATTTAGTGTAAGATTTGGGCTGCATATTGAGAAGACAACTTGGGCAGCTATGATGGAGTGCAGTCACCTTTTAACTTGGATTTCAAGGGAAAGAATTAGGGATGAAATTGTTAAGATGATTGAAGGAACTCACCCAGCATCCGCAATCGATTTGTTAGCTACTAAGGGTCTACTACCCTTTAAGGATTGGAGCACAAGGTTGGATAGTTTGACCTCTCACGATGGAGGTGTCTGGTTAGAAGAATGCACGAATCCAACCTTGAGATGGGCAGCTTTATGTTACCATGATCCAGTGGATGAAGTTCAACAATTTTTCTCTCATTGGCGGTTTCCAAACAAACAATATCAAGCTGTAGCTACCTATCTTCGAATTGCACATACTCCGCTTGCCGGGGAGCGGGAGGCAAAGAAACTACTCCTTCTCTATGGAATGGAGAAGGTGAGAGAAGGAAGGATGCTTTCTTATGTCTTTTCCCCATCCATGGAATCCGTTCCGTTCGAGCACTTGGAGAAATGGAATGAACAATTAAACTTACGTCACATAAAGCAGTTAGCTGTTACAGGTGAAGAGCTTGTCCTTGTTTTTCAGAAGCGACCTGGCCCTTGGATCAAGGAATCCCTGCAGTACCTCTTCGAACGTGTGGCAATAGACGGCATACCGAATGACCGAGAGTACCTGTTGCAGGAAATAAGAAAGGTTAAGGATCAAAGATGA
- a CDS encoding biotin--[acetyl-CoA-carboxylase] ligase, whose amino-acid sequence MKKEILKMFKEANGEFVSGENLSQALNCSRTAIWKHIEELREEGYEFEAVRRSGYRLLSIPDVPYPAEVKEGLQTTSLGQEVHFFPTIDSTQHKAHGLAKEGAKEGTVVIADEQVGGKGRLGRVWHSPPGTGIALSILLRPQLELHRCPQLTLLAAVAIVEAIQEETNLPAQIKWPNDVLLNGKKICGILTELNAESDRINYLIIGIGINVNTPSFPEEIGQIATSLMLEKQAPIRRVKLVQNFLEKLERLYQLYLTEGFAPIKRRWESHAISIGKRVIIRQISGMMTGLALGIDDDGVLLVQKDDGNIEKVYSADIELG is encoded by the coding sequence ATGAAGAAAGAGATATTGAAAATGTTTAAAGAAGCAAATGGAGAGTTTGTTTCTGGTGAGAACCTCAGTCAGGCTCTTAATTGCTCTAGAACGGCCATATGGAAGCACATTGAAGAGCTGCGTGAGGAGGGTTATGAGTTTGAGGCGGTACGACGATCAGGGTATCGTCTTCTCTCTATTCCGGATGTGCCTTATCCTGCAGAGGTGAAGGAGGGATTACAAACAACGTCATTAGGCCAGGAGGTGCACTTCTTTCCCACGATAGATTCTACACAGCATAAGGCACATGGTTTAGCAAAAGAAGGTGCGAAAGAAGGGACCGTCGTCATTGCAGACGAACAAGTTGGTGGGAAGGGCAGGCTTGGACGTGTTTGGCATTCTCCTCCAGGAACAGGGATTGCGTTAAGTATTCTACTCCGTCCCCAGTTAGAGCTGCATCGCTGTCCCCAACTTACCTTACTGGCGGCTGTGGCGATTGTGGAGGCGATACAAGAAGAGACGAATCTCCCTGCCCAGATTAAATGGCCAAACGATGTCCTGCTGAATGGCAAGAAAATCTGTGGGATTTTGACAGAGCTGAACGCAGAGTCGGATCGTATTAACTATTTAATTATTGGAATAGGCATCAACGTAAATACTCCATCTTTTCCCGAGGAAATTGGACAGATTGCCACTTCACTCATGCTTGAAAAGCAAGCACCGATCAGAAGGGTAAAGCTCGTCCAGAATTTCCTCGAAAAATTGGAGAGGCTGTATCAGCTTTACCTTACTGAAGGATTTGCTCCGATTAAGAGACGATGGGAATCCCATGCGATCTCGATTGGAAAGAGAGTCATCATTCGTCAGATAAGTGGAATGATGACCGGACTCGCTTTAGGGATTGACGACGATGGAGTATTATTAGTGCAAAAGGACGATGGAAATATAGAGAAAGTCTATTCCGCAGATATAGAATTGGGTTGA
- the panB gene encoding 3-methyl-2-oxobutanoate hydroxymethyltransferase, producing the protein MATDRVYSTSTFREMKKEKEPIVMVTAYDYPSAKLAEEAGAEMILVGDSLGMVVLGYDSTIPVTLDDMVHHTKAVTRAAKRAFVVSDLPFMTYHLSAESTLRNAARLMQEGLAKAVKLEGGKELCPVIQQLVAAGIPVVGHIGLTPQSVHQLGGYKVQGRSVEDAEKLMEDALALQEAGVFAIVLECVPHQLGTYISERLDIPTIGIGAGAGCDGQVLVFHDMIQYASSIRPKFVKAFAQVGEQISAAISQYSIEVKQRAFPAMEHNFSMKEETIKELYGEKCTP; encoded by the coding sequence ATGGCAACGGATCGAGTGTACTCGACATCCACTTTTCGAGAAATGAAAAAAGAAAAAGAACCTATTGTAATGGTAACAGCATACGATTATCCTTCCGCTAAACTAGCCGAGGAAGCAGGAGCGGAGATGATCCTCGTAGGTGATTCTCTAGGTATGGTAGTGTTGGGGTATGATTCGACGATTCCAGTAACACTAGATGACATGGTTCATCATACCAAAGCGGTTACTCGCGCCGCGAAACGTGCTTTTGTGGTTTCAGATCTACCTTTTATGACGTACCATCTCAGTGCAGAGTCTACGCTTCGGAATGCAGCTAGACTCATGCAGGAAGGTCTTGCGAAGGCAGTGAAATTAGAGGGAGGAAAAGAGCTCTGTCCGGTTATTCAGCAGTTAGTAGCAGCTGGGATACCGGTGGTTGGGCATATCGGTTTAACTCCACAATCGGTTCACCAGTTAGGTGGTTACAAGGTACAAGGACGATCCGTTGAGGACGCAGAAAAACTAATGGAGGATGCGCTAGCTCTTCAGGAAGCAGGGGTTTTTGCCATCGTATTAGAATGTGTCCCTCATCAACTAGGTACTTATATATCGGAACGTCTTGACATTCCAACCATAGGAATTGGGGCGGGAGCTGGATGTGACGGCCAAGTATTGGTTTTTCATGATATGATTCAATATGCGAGTTCAATTCGACCCAAATTTGTGAAGGCATTTGCTCAAGTAGGTGAGCAGATCTCAGCCGCGATTTCTCAATATAGTATAGAAGTGAAACAACGAGCGTTTCCAGCAATGGAACACAACTTCTCGATGAAGGAAGAAACGATCAAAGAGTTATATGGGGAGAAGTGTACGCCATGA
- the panC gene encoding pantoate--beta-alanine ligase, with amino-acid sequence MNIVKTVTELRSWTAEQRAKGNRISFVPTMGYLHEGHMSLVDLAKQHADVVVMSIFVNPLQFGPNEDLERYPRDLERDQVMAEKRGVDLLFVPDVKEMYPQETKTVIQVKGVTDRLCGASRPGHFDGVATVVCKLFNMVQPDSAFFGQKDAQQVAVIQQMVQDLNIPVQVIPCPIVREKDGLAMSSRNVYLKEEERIQALSLSQSLQEARDAYSKGKTPAEIRELIIARISSQPLADIDYVEVLAYPSLEPIEEFGDTSFLIALAVRFGKTRLIDNLMMT; translated from the coding sequence ATGAACATCGTAAAGACAGTAACTGAACTACGTTCATGGACAGCAGAACAAAGGGCAAAGGGAAATAGGATTAGTTTTGTTCCAACAATGGGTTACCTCCACGAAGGTCACATGAGTTTGGTTGATCTTGCCAAACAGCATGCAGATGTCGTTGTCATGAGTATCTTTGTCAATCCCTTGCAATTTGGCCCGAATGAAGATCTTGAACGCTACCCTAGAGACCTAGAACGCGATCAGGTGATGGCCGAGAAGAGGGGGGTAGATCTCCTGTTTGTCCCGGATGTAAAGGAAATGTATCCTCAAGAAACAAAAACAGTCATTCAAGTCAAGGGAGTCACGGATCGCTTGTGTGGTGCTTCGAGACCTGGTCACTTCGACGGAGTGGCAACAGTAGTCTGCAAACTGTTTAATATGGTCCAGCCAGATAGTGCTTTCTTCGGGCAGAAAGATGCTCAACAGGTCGCGGTCATTCAACAGATGGTGCAAGACCTTAATATACCGGTTCAAGTGATTCCTTGTCCCATTGTTCGAGAAAAAGATGGTTTAGCGATGAGCTCCAGAAACGTGTATCTTAAGGAAGAGGAAAGAATACAAGCCCTTTCCCTTAGTCAATCTCTGCAAGAGGCTCGTGATGCTTACTCAAAAGGGAAAACACCAGCAGAGATTCGTGAACTGATCATAGCTAGAATTAGCAGTCAGCCTTTAGCGGATATAGATTATGTGGAAGTTTTAGCTTATCCGTCCCTAGAACCTATAGAGGAATTTGGTGACACGTCTTTCCTTATTGCACTGGCTGTAAGGTTTGGTAAGACAAGACTAATAGACAATTTAATGATGACGTAG
- the panD gene encoding aspartate 1-decarboxylase, producing MLRTMMNAKIHRATVTEANLNYVGSITIDTDLLEAVDILPNEKVQIVNNNNGARLETYVIAGPRGSGVICLNGAAARLVQPGDKVIIISYCQVANEEVRNHKPKVAIMDENNKIIEMLGEEIHATIY from the coding sequence ATGCTGCGAACCATGATGAATGCTAAGATACACCGTGCAACCGTTACTGAAGCCAATTTGAACTATGTAGGCAGCATTACGATTGACACGGACTTGCTTGAAGCTGTGGATATACTGCCTAATGAGAAGGTACAAATTGTTAATAATAATAATGGCGCCCGTTTAGAAACTTATGTCATTGCAGGTCCGCGTGGAAGCGGTGTGATTTGCCTAAACGGAGCGGCAGCAAGGCTTGTTCAACCAGGTGATAAGGTGATTATCATCTCGTACTGCCAAGTAGCGAATGAAGAGGTCAGAAACCACAAGCCTAAAGTCGCGATTATGGATGAAAACAATAAAATTATAGAGATGTTAGGGGAAGAAATTCACGCTACCATCTACTAA
- a CDS encoding tetratricopeptide repeat protein: MLVKHLFCSLMERLDGIEKDWSETNSSSVQEKLIQEVMELRKVSDDILDQWLIFEERMTKLQSRVQGFQVNSNNLDMEIAEMSDEVAEKIFKEIMNLEHKPTNKPEMVSVLSGYAAHAFRKGQGYYNLLMYGQAAEHFREVLDEDPELDVARLYLGFSHMMNGEWEEAENQLRFVSRTTENRLLKATALNAYGSLLAGFGNSELALFQFEGAIEAYPKLRDPYFNKALVMMNLEQYQDALPIWKMLANEFKDDWEIYLQLSKCYQEEGMTDEAEQTLTEIIQISQDPDLLWQAGQSFENLRQFGNATVCYRLILERDPENAAAWHGLGWNMWHAEGLPVGINYIKKAMSLSPTNPDYQFSYGWIMHHIQDYEEAQKVFKQILEQEGRYPLAIAGLVHVHMARQEWNEAETYAYQLISDMHAPTRGLGLLQLGKVSLTRGDYATAQKHLEQSIQESPNMPDSYLWLGLSRYMMGEKDEALRIWEYTL; encoded by the coding sequence ATGCTGGTTAAACACCTCTTTTGCTCATTAATGGAACGATTAGATGGAATCGAAAAAGATTGGTCCGAAACAAACTCGTCATCTGTTCAGGAGAAGCTCATTCAAGAAGTGATGGAGCTTCGCAAGGTTAGCGATGATATTTTGGATCAATGGCTAATATTTGAAGAACGCATGACGAAGCTGCAAAGTCGAGTGCAGGGATTCCAAGTAAACAGTAACAATTTGGATATGGAAATAGCTGAGATGTCTGACGAAGTTGCTGAAAAGATTTTTAAAGAAATCATGAACTTAGAACATAAGCCTACGAATAAACCAGAAATGGTGAGTGTTTTATCTGGCTACGCTGCTCACGCTTTCCGTAAGGGGCAAGGCTACTACAACCTCCTTATGTACGGGCAGGCGGCAGAGCATTTTCGAGAAGTCTTAGACGAGGATCCAGAGCTTGATGTAGCAAGGTTATATCTAGGCTTTAGCCATATGATGAATGGAGAATGGGAAGAGGCAGAAAATCAATTGCGCTTTGTAAGTAGAACGACTGAAAACCGGTTGCTTAAGGCAACAGCTCTAAATGCCTATGGGTCTCTGTTAGCTGGCTTCGGGAACTCAGAACTGGCCTTGTTCCAGTTTGAAGGAGCTATAGAAGCCTATCCGAAGCTTCGAGATCCTTATTTCAACAAGGCTTTAGTCATGATGAACTTAGAGCAGTATCAAGATGCCTTACCCATTTGGAAAATGCTGGCGAACGAGTTTAAGGATGATTGGGAGATCTACCTACAATTGTCTAAATGCTACCAAGAAGAGGGAATGACTGACGAGGCTGAACAAACATTAACTGAAATTATTCAGATATCACAGGATCCAGACCTTCTGTGGCAGGCTGGCCAAAGCTTTGAGAATCTGCGGCAGTTTGGAAATGCCACAGTGTGTTACCGACTTATTCTTGAGCGAGACCCTGAAAATGCCGCAGCTTGGCACGGTCTTGGCTGGAACATGTGGCATGCAGAAGGACTTCCTGTAGGGATTAATTATATCAAGAAAGCTATGTCACTTTCCCCAACTAATCCTGATTATCAATTTTCTTATGGCTGGATTATGCACCATATTCAGGACTATGAGGAAGCACAGAAGGTTTTTAAACAGATTCTCGAACAAGAAGGTAGGTATCCTCTTGCAATAGCAGGGTTAGTTCATGTTCACATGGCTAGGCAGGAGTGGAATGAAGCAGAAACTTACGCTTATCAATTAATCTCGGACATGCATGCTCCAACAAGAGGATTGGGGTTGTTGCAATTAGGAAAAGTAAGTTTAACTAGAGGAGACTACGCTACTGCTCAAAAACATCTAGAGCAATCCATTCAAGAGAGTCCTAATATGCCCGATAGTTATCTTTGGCTTGGTCTATCACGATATATGATGGGAGAAAAGGACGAAGCTTTGCGCATTTGGGAGTATACGCTGTGA
- the dinG gene encoding ATP-dependent DNA helicase DinG: MNKFLVVDFETTGNKSKDGDRIIQIGAVLIENREIISQFSTLINPGIPIPAFIQQLTQINDQMVEEAPVIEEVLPELLKILDGSVFVAHNVFFDLGFLQHALADHGYLTYSGPIIDTVELSRLLLPNQSGYKLSDLSTELDIEHETPHQADSDAMATAHIFLSLLDKLDRLPYLVLQRLTDLTKGFSSDVPELLGHIEHRRLLEGRLEEEGQEIETYRQLALRNRNPFHVDRYEAGLTYEYEEFLQLLQNKLQEEFEQFEWRVAQQEMMVQVFHAFSQSRHALIEAGTGTGKSLAYLIPSLYWAKKTGDKVVVSTHTIQLQEQLYTRDLPLLQKLFNSDVDAALLKGRNNYLCLRKYEHSLNEITDNFDVQLSKGQILIWLTETETGDVEEINLPPGGQIYWRQVQSDTHSCLNNQCPWFSRCYYFSARRKAQEADLIITNHSLLFTDMKAEQRLLPNYNYAVIDEAHHFEDVASHHLGLSLSSLQVENFLSELSSERGTGILDKLEKELSMLAQPSNVEEELKACLTQLLDGKDYVRDWYTRLYNWGVRTAKEGTEAGRLVKRFSATDWSEKMALGAHKAATYVTEWIRSLEQSLDRIYIGLHDNKELPFVFRGLLTDLHGSIRAGVGIRQLIQNLILQPEEEHIHWMELDTRTNRKTVFLYRVPIDVAPLLNEQFFSRKESVVLTSATLSVNQSFSYSLKRMGLEETEVSTIQHASPFDYRSQTLFCVPSDVPALKSGSDREFVQHLIESLVKLARVTEGRMLVLFTSYQMLRQVYEPLKEILTAEGLTILGHGMDSSSRSKLTRLFKQTPRCILLGTSSFWEGVDIPGEALSCLAIVRLPFWPPNHPVVEARSEYIKSNRGNPFMDLSVPQAVIRFKQGFGRLVRTARDKGVVIVFDKRIVEARYGQYFVKSLPETPLHFRSLDDLLPMIDEWLG; encoded by the coding sequence TTGAATAAGTTTTTAGTGGTTGATTTTGAAACTACGGGAAATAAGTCAAAGGATGGCGATCGTATCATCCAGATAGGTGCCGTTCTTATTGAAAATAGGGAAATCATATCCCAATTTTCTACATTAATTAATCCAGGGATTCCAATTCCTGCTTTTATACAGCAATTAACTCAAATTAATGATCAGATGGTCGAGGAGGCTCCTGTTATTGAAGAGGTTCTGCCGGAGCTCCTCAAGATACTCGACGGATCGGTGTTTGTTGCACATAATGTCTTTTTTGATTTGGGCTTTCTACAGCATGCTCTAGCCGATCATGGTTACCTTACCTACTCGGGTCCCATAATAGATACGGTTGAATTATCACGGCTACTCCTACCTAATCAGTCGGGATATAAACTTTCGGATTTATCTACCGAGCTGGATATAGAACACGAGACCCCGCATCAAGCGGATTCTGATGCTATGGCAACTGCTCATATCTTCTTGTCCCTCCTTGATAAGCTCGACCGTCTCCCATATTTAGTTCTCCAGCGTCTAACGGATTTAACGAAGGGATTTTCCTCAGATGTTCCTGAACTATTGGGTCATATTGAACATCGGCGCCTTCTTGAGGGTAGATTGGAGGAAGAGGGGCAAGAAATTGAAACCTATAGACAGTTAGCCTTGCGAAACCGGAACCCATTTCATGTTGATCGTTATGAAGCAGGGCTTACTTACGAATATGAAGAATTCCTTCAATTATTGCAAAACAAACTGCAAGAAGAATTTGAGCAGTTTGAGTGGCGGGTGGCTCAACAAGAGATGATGGTTCAGGTTTTCCATGCGTTCTCTCAATCCAGGCATGCCTTAATCGAAGCTGGAACGGGTACAGGAAAATCGTTGGCTTACCTTATTCCGTCCCTCTATTGGGCGAAGAAAACCGGAGATAAAGTTGTGGTAAGTACTCACACCATTCAATTGCAGGAACAACTATATACTCGTGACCTTCCTTTGCTTCAAAAGCTATTTAATTCAGATGTGGATGCTGCTTTATTAAAGGGGCGCAACAATTATCTTTGCTTGCGCAAATATGAACACAGTCTAAATGAGATAACAGATAACTTCGATGTACAGCTCTCTAAAGGTCAGATCTTGATCTGGTTAACCGAAACCGAAACGGGAGACGTAGAAGAAATCAATCTGCCTCCAGGCGGACAGATCTATTGGAGACAGGTGCAAAGTGATACTCACTCTTGCTTGAACAATCAATGTCCGTGGTTTTCACGTTGTTACTATTTTTCAGCTAGACGAAAAGCACAGGAAGCAGATCTCATTATCACCAATCATTCCTTATTATTTACCGATATGAAAGCAGAACAGAGATTGCTGCCAAACTATAATTATGCGGTAATTGATGAAGCCCACCACTTTGAGGATGTGGCAAGTCATCATTTGGGCCTGTCTTTAAGTTCTCTGCAAGTAGAGAATTTCTTGTCGGAATTGAGCTCCGAGCGTGGTACTGGAATCCTCGATAAGCTAGAGAAGGAGTTATCCATGCTTGCCCAACCTTCTAATGTGGAAGAGGAGCTTAAAGCTTGTTTGACTCAATTGCTAGATGGAAAGGATTATGTCCGAGACTGGTATACTCGTCTGTACAATTGGGGTGTCCGCACGGCCAAGGAAGGGACAGAAGCAGGCAGGCTAGTCAAACGCTTCTCTGCGACAGATTGGTCCGAGAAAATGGCTTTAGGGGCCCATAAGGCAGCGACATATGTTACAGAATGGATTCGATCACTTGAGCAATCTCTTGATCGGATCTATATTGGGCTGCATGACAATAAGGAACTGCCATTCGTTTTTCGCGGATTGCTAACGGATTTACACGGTTCGATCAGAGCAGGAGTTGGCATTCGGCAGTTGATACAGAATTTAATCTTACAACCAGAAGAAGAGCATATTCACTGGATGGAGCTTGATACGCGGACCAATCGTAAAACGGTTTTCTTATACCGAGTTCCCATTGATGTCGCGCCTCTTCTTAACGAGCAATTCTTTTCACGTAAAGAAAGTGTAGTCCTAACTTCTGCGACCTTAAGTGTGAATCAATCCTTTTCTTATTCTTTAAAGAGAATGGGGCTAGAAGAAACAGAAGTTTCCACCATCCAGCATGCATCGCCTTTTGACTACCGAAGTCAGACTCTATTCTGTGTGCCGTCAGATGTCCCTGCCCTGAAGTCGGGCAGCGATAGGGAGTTTGTCCAGCATCTGATTGAATCTTTAGTGAAGCTAGCCCGTGTGACTGAAGGGAGAATGCTTGTTCTCTTTACTTCCTACCAGATGCTTAGACAGGTTTATGAGCCGTTAAAGGAGATACTAACTGCCGAGGGGTTAACCATCCTTGGACATGGAATGGATTCAAGTAGTAGAAGCAAACTCACTCGTTTGTTCAAGCAGACACCTAGGTGTATCCTGCTTGGAACAAGCAGCTTCTGGGAAGGGGTGGACATACCGGGGGAGGCCCTATCCTGTCTAGCGATTGTACGCCTTCCGTTCTGGCCTCCTAATCACCCTGTGGTGGAAGCCAGAAGTGAGTATATCAAGAGCAATAGAGGAAATCCTTTTATGGATCTATCTGTCCCGCAAGCGGTCATACGATTTAAGCAGGGTTTCGGTCGGTTAGTCCGTACGGCGAGGGATAAAGGAGTTGTCATTGTTTTTGATAAACGGATCGTGGAAGCTAGGTATGGGCAGTATTTTGTGAAGTCCTTGCCAGAAACACCTCTTCATTTCCGTTCATTAGATGATCTATTGCCCATGATTGATGAATGGTTAGGGTAA
- a CDS encoding ComEC/Rec2 family competence protein, giving the protein MNKLLTVISLLFFLFSGEGNATDRSPHPPLPDEQDFEGIAVHYLAVSEGEASLIKGTDGFTMLIDTGSMKSGSEVADLLEQHQVKKIDVLILTGGMNDHIGGTNEILERFPVSQVLVPALIQDTILTKIHVPIRKLTAIEEGQTYEWPMSLKMRVLHPTEPLSLSPQANSLVFQLIHNQVKFLFTSDINEDAENELLEKYNVKSQILKVSDSGSNQASSPPFLEKVDAHAAIIFRNKSGAEGFDEVIERLNETWIDIYQTRTHGTISVFSNGEDYRIDREKTKGYFDAK; this is encoded by the coding sequence ATGAATAAGTTGCTGACTGTGATAAGCTTACTCTTTTTCCTCTTCTCAGGGGAGGGGAATGCTACAGATCGCAGCCCCCATCCCCCATTGCCCGATGAGCAAGACTTTGAGGGAATTGCTGTACATTATCTTGCCGTTTCTGAGGGAGAAGCGAGCCTCATTAAAGGCACAGATGGGTTTACGATGCTTATTGATACGGGGTCAATGAAGAGTGGATCTGAGGTGGCAGATTTATTGGAACAGCATCAGGTAAAGAAGATTGATGTTCTTATTCTTACCGGTGGGATGAATGATCATATTGGAGGGACAAATGAGATTCTTGAGCGCTTTCCAGTAAGTCAAGTTCTTGTTCCTGCCTTGATTCAAGATACGATATTAACCAAGATTCATGTTCCGATAAGAAAATTAACGGCGATAGAAGAGGGACAAACCTATGAGTGGCCCATGTCGTTGAAAATGCGGGTTCTCCATCCTACGGAGCCGTTATCCTTGTCACCACAAGCCAACTCACTCGTTTTTCAGTTGATCCATAATCAAGTAAAGTTCTTGTTTACGAGCGATATTAATGAAGACGCAGAAAATGAATTACTTGAAAAATACAACGTGAAATCTCAGATACTAAAAGTTAGTGATAGTGGAAGCAACCAAGCCTCAAGTCCTCCATTTTTGGAGAAGGTAGATGCTCATGCTGCGATTATCTTCAGGAATAAGTCGGGAGCTGAGGGATTTGACGAAGTGATTGAAAGACTAAATGAGACATGGATCGATATTTATCAAACCAGAACACATGGCACAATTAGTGTTTTTTCCAATGGAGAAGATTATCGGATCGACCGGGAAAAGACGAAAGGATATTTTGATGCAAAATAA